DNA sequence from the Augochlora pura isolate Apur16 chromosome 11, APUR_v2.2.1, whole genome shotgun sequence genome:
CACTGCACTCACCGCTCTCACAAAGAGTGTCAAAACAATATTCGCCGATAAACTATACTCGAAGCAACTATACTTGAGAGACGACACGTGTCATCTCTTCAAGATTGATCCTCGTGGTATCACAGCAAGATCGTTCGTTGAACGAACCGGAGGACTTTTCGCGAGAGTGAAATGAACACTGCGGACTGTTTCGAAGCAATTATAGTTTCGAACGCATGCTCGGCAACGACGATGCACGCGAACCGATAGCACTACCCGCGCGCCCGGCACTCGGTCAGTTTCTCTATTTCGAGGGAACTGGAAGATCTCGACAGAAGCTCCGCAAACTATGTGATCTGAGGAACGGTAGTTCCACGCGGTGCGACGGTGAATCCGATACTCCGGGGCTGGTTGGGGACTCGGCTCGATCCCCTCGCGTCTTACATAGTTCAAGCCGAATCGTTTCCTGCTGTCTTCCCCTTCCATGACATAGCTTCCCTACCAACCTACTCGTTCTCTCCTTCCCCTGGCCGTCGACTCTCATTGTATGCGCTCACGTAAACCGACGTGAATGCTGTTATAATGATTATTGCCTGCACGCCCCATAAACTTCCTATTAGCTCCGTAAAAATTCGAACAGTTTCGAAACTGATCCGGCTGTTCCCACTTGCAGTTATCTGACTGAATTGCAGAAGAGTTTTCCATTGGGTTTCGATAACTTCTAATGGTCTTTTCTAACTCCTAACGCTAAACTCACCATGAACGTGACacatttctctttctataaatattaaaatgaattgtaTCGGGTATTTTCAACTATTCAAGAGCTTTTGTAACTTGCCGTTTGCGCCGTAACATTATCAAAAAGTGTACTCATTCAGAGATAAACCGTGGTCAGTTTAGACCTCCTTGGCCCATATGAACGTTCAATAGAATATCAAATAGCTGCAACTCCATTAGCGAGACCTACTTTCCGTGTGCTCGCTAAACCGGTGACAAGCGATCCGCAAACAACCAATCACCGATTACGCATAATAACgcgaaaagagaaaatttcattctataaTAGCGGACGTTGCATGCGCTTCGATGTAACTAGATAATGACAGCGGTAGACAAAAAGAAGCAGCAACTCCCGAGTACATATTACGTAGCAGTATCACTGAACTTTCAGCGGGTGTTGATtgtttttcatcgatttcGCTGATCGATCAGCACACGTGTTTCTGGGAACCGATGGAACGTCAATGTTCCATTGTAAATTCCAGCGAATGACAATGTGCGCAATCTCGTGTTGTATTGGGGGCGGGCAGCGCTGCTgagtatttgtttatttaaggGAAGCGATAGCTTGTTATGATCCATGCCTCCTGGATAATATATGTCCTTGCTCGGACAGAAGAGGCAAGAGTAATCTGTATGAGCATACTTtgcaattgtaaatatttgtttatccAAAGCATTTCTTGACcttcaaataatttgattaaacaaCGTTAGTTGAAATTCGACCGAATTTGCAATTCCCATTAAAATGTCTCAAGTCGACCATGAATTATTCGTGCACACGAATAAATACATATGGCTGATTTCACGGTGAAAGGCTCTGTGGTAATGGTCACGCAGACTCGACTCATTCGTGCAGAAAAAGTTTCGCTACCAGGAATAGTGAGCGCCTCACATGATCCTGTCGGTTTTTAGGTAACCGAACTATAGTACTCGagcagaataatttatttgtgtGTCTCGAGAAGGTTCTGACGAAGTTTTCCAATAACATACATGCCGCAAGTAAACACGGTAgataatttatgatttatgcGCACCaatgtattctattttattgctCGAAGTAATTCCATGACGGCTTTAATTGGAATATTGTACCATTGGCAATGGTGTAGAGATACTCGAAAAGTAAATTGCAAGTTCACGTTCCCGACAACTTTGTTTGTGATGATCATAATTGCAAGCACtaagaaaaaaagagcgaagtgaaaatattatgaaatgcTGAGtcgtgaaattaattgctgATCATTTTTTTCTATGGATGAAATTGTTGATTACTGTTTATAGTTGATCTACTAATGTTCCGTCGTCAGAATGAGAAAAGATGACTGGGAAACATTTGTTCCCTAGTTTTCCTTGTATACACTCGTTTTCTTGGATTATACTATCGCGGCCGTTGCCCTGGATGTCAGCTTTCTCCTCGACTTTGTTTAAAATCGCGTGCTTTGTCTACAGATAACTGACTATTGACACGCTTGTGGTTGATACACGCAGAGCGTATCAATAATTTCGTCGCGTTCGtctcttgaaattattttaaattatcgcGTTCTTCGCGCTCTACCGTGTTATCGGCGTATAATTCATTGCAAATTTATTGTCACGAAGTTGCTTGATTTTGTTTCAGTCTTAACGTCTCTTATTTGCTACATAATTCGGTAATCTTGTTTACCGTTCATCAGCGCGAAGGATGAATCAATACAAATTCTTTAAACTCTACCAAAGGaaacttgttaaataatttaataatttttgacatCCTCTTTTGTTCGATTAACTAAAGAAAAAAGAGGTCgtctttcttttattgtgtgggaaaatcgacgataataatttctattgatTCATTCGTATTTATCACGTAGAATATGTTCAATGTACTTACTCAATATTTGCAGTCCGAACATTACCAGAAATCCTagtataatagataaatactGTTTCATGCCGGTTCTATGCTCTTGGAGGATCTCGAAGAACACGACGTAAAGTAGCGTCCCGGAAGCTAGTCCCTGCaacagaaaattatgttaattttccTGCTAACTGAATTTACGATACTATTTGTGACCACTACCTcggataattaaataaattaattcacatAGTAACGTACTACGGTGTGAACTATTTTATGGACAAGAAGTTTGCAACGAAATCTACATTCATAATCTGTGAACACCGTTGTACTGCAAGTACCCTGTCCGGAATATTTGATGAACCGCAGTTGGCTCATTAACTACTAGTTTGTATGTATTGACGAACGGAACAAGAGTTGCGGCAGTGAAGAAATATACCTGCAGCAAGACCGGAAGTATGCCACCAGCAGCGGCGCTTCCGCCACCGACCAAACCCATTCCTATGCCGATTCCCAAAGGAGAAACGACCGCGAATGTGCATACGTAGATGATCGAAAGGTATTGTCTGGTCCGGGACGCCATTAGCTCCACGCCGATGCAGAACGCAATCACAAATTTGTGGGCTGCCACCGCGGCGAACATGTACCTGCAAACAACGTAGAATACTGTAGTCTACACGCTTACAAAGTTTCATTGATCTAATTTGACCCGATGTACAGGTCGCATGGGTCATCGGTGACACGCGCTAGAAATGAAACATAGTACCAATTTTTTGTATAGTGCAGCTAAAGTACAAACGCATTAGCGgttcaatttttagtttacGTAAGGCCGTGCGAATATGTATGAACATCTCATTGTGATTCAACCGTAAACAGCGTTCACTGTCGTTAAACGCGCTCCCATCGTCGTTTAATAACCTACCAGACATAAGAGGCTGAACTCTCCAATCCAATAGCGAGtccttcgaataattcatgCACGGATAACCCGAGAACTATTAACAATCCTCGCAGGGAGCTGACGACGAAGTCATCTTTCTCGTCCATTATGTCCGGCAAGTGGTGCGAATGGCCGTGGCTGTTGCTACAATAACGAACATACTTTTATCCCGCCGTAATTTGCATACAATTTACAACCGACACGGGCGACAACCATAACCATTCTTACACGTGAGAGTGGCCGTTGACGCAGTTCATCTGTGTTTGCCCATCCTCCACCAACTCGTTCGTACTTCTGCTGACATTCGaattcttctctctttccgcTTGTTTCGCTCTCAGATGCGTGTGCACCGACTCTTCCACCagatacataataaaaaatctgaaaaaatggaaaatttgcAAACGATCAAGAGACGCATTTTAGTTcatttgcaattgaaatgaTCTAACATTCTTTATTACTTGTAAATAGATCTCAAGGCGAACAAGCATTCGATCCTGTCCGCGCTTCTTCGAATCGAACGTTTCAGTACCGCCAAAACAAGAAAACCAAAATGGCGGGCAACTCGAATCTAACGTTCCCGTCGCGACTCCTCGTGTTATCGTTTCAATGGAAATTCGAAGTATCTGAACCACTTACCCGGCACAGGTAAGAGTCTCGGCCAACGAAAAACTGAGCGCTGGAAGTTTTCCGTGGCTCGTAAGATCGTCTATCCCTTCCTTTACTTCCGGCAGCATGTGAAGAAACGTGGTGCAGAAAAGCACGCCGCCGCCGAATCCGAGCAACAGGCTCACTAGTCTGGTCGATCTACCGTAACAAAATCAATTGGTCAGTATAATTCTAGCTTATCGACCCGGGTTACGTTCGTAATACGGGATTGCGTCACGGGGGTCGTCTTTGTAACGGTTACATCGCGATCGTCACGCTGATAACGGATGCGCAAACTTCACGCTCAACGTGTTTACTTTCAACGACCCACATGCAACTGGGTTATCGGTTCGGTCAGAGGGGGGTCCACACCTGTTCCGACGTTGAGGTTAATTGGGGGATTAGCGAGAAACAACAAGATGTGGATTGACTGTTCAACGGTGCAGCTAGGTCATCGGGTTACTTATCACCGAACTTATCTTCGGTTCATCCAGACGGACAATTTGAAATCATCTCGCTGTTACCCGGTTGGTACTAATTTCCTAGACGATTAGGATCAGTGTTAGGATCTATTCTGGAGTAAAGTTTGACATCGGAAGCTTAAAGGTTAGCTATTTTGTCGGGAAAAGATAAGAAGTGGCAGTGGAACAGAAATAGTGATACGTGCCTTGGATTCGTGGCGCTAACGGTATTCCATTTCAAACACTTCGCTAGTTGCATCGGCAGAATGCCCATACACGTGCTGACTATGCACAAGATAGCCATAGTGACGCCTTTCGCGATCAGTACCCTAGATATGTCATCGTGATCGTCATCGTGGTGGTGGTCATCGTGGTCGTGGTCATCGTGGTCGTGACCATCGTGGTAAGAATCCACCTGAGACATCAGTCGTCTCATGAACCAATTAGTCTCCGCAGGTGACATGGTTCCTTTCTCGGCGGTTGAGCTCTCCTGAAACcggcgaatttttaaaaaaatgtttaggtAATTAGTTGGGAAGCAGGCTGTTGTTGGGTCTTATGTAAACAAATTCATAAACGTTCAGAAAAACCtacgatatttttcatttatttatggttTTTTCAGGTCGAAAATAAGTTTCTCGAACTAAGTAAAAAGGCTTGTTGTTATCCTAGATGTCGCATGCGGCGCGCgtaagattaaaaattctctattaaACTAGTAGAGGTTGAATCGAAGTAATACAGGTAGGTGTCGGCGTAAAGTACTGCGAAGAACAAAGCGTTATCAATCGTTTCACACGTCGGTAATATCGTGACGCACAAGATACGTCTAATAAGAAATCGTGCTGTAATCCCTGTACGAGCAACATAGTCTACAATCACATTTCCATCGGTTTTCCACGTATTTGGCCTCGTGGacctgtaaaatatattactaaaacTTTGAAACTACGATTACGATCCTTGGTAAGTACATCACGCTCGGAAACAAAGAATTCTCTTTTATCTGATCGACATCTGATTCACGCTTTATCGGTCTCCTCGAGGCTTTATTTTATCGACTGTTGAAGGATTGATTGTTTGCATTATATGTTTTTACGAAGCACCGTGAAATTAACCGGTGTGAACGTAGCAATAGTCGTATAAGTCCTTCCACGATCGTAAACCCGGAAGATCgtaaaacatttgtttaacTTGCAGCAACGCAGTGATTCGAGAATTTACGTGGGCACTAGTGGTATGAGGGACgccaaaatttatttaccggCAGTAATAAATGCCGTTTTAAAACCATCGATACCGAAGGTTGAAGCTTAGTAATTTCACGAGCGAACCAACAAGTTCCCGTTGCTTTAGAAATAATGCCCGAAATATTTTAGTGAAACGACATCAAGTACGGAGATATTGAATCAGGCATCAATAACGTGTACGTTTCATAATCTGAAATAGATCTATTGAACGCAAGATATCTCGAAACGAATAGATAAAATGGTCGACTACCATCGGAACGTCTACGCGTACAATTCTAAGAAACACGAGAAAAACTTCCATtaggagaagaaaaaattgtaattaatatgatTTCGTTTAAGATTGTCGGATTTATATCTTTGTTGGAATGTGCAGATGCAACAAGACGCCTGATTCACAGAGACAGTTATTGAATTACCACCGCGATAATGTAAAATCAACAAAACTTCAGTCTCACTTTAATACCGAGATAAAGTGTAATCCACGCTACGAACGACTGCAACCTACTTGAATGAAACTATAGGCGACTCCGTTCTATAtctgaaattcaaaatttcaaatgtCCGTGGATCCGATAATCGGTCAGACATACGGCTCCCTTCAGATCGTTGCCAACAAAATTCGTAAGTTCTTGAACATAGCACCATATGCCGCATATCGATACTAATTCAAAACTTCACGGTATTCAAATTTCCTTCGCGCTTTCTACTTTGTCGCCTACATGTGTTTGAATTCAAATCAATGGAGAAACATTCAATTCTACGAATTATGAATCAACAGTACTGGGTGGGTTAAACCTTGTAGGCActtccaattttttttttcataatttcgtgATTCACCATGAACTTGTTATATTCAAGTATctgtaatgaaaatgtataaattcgGTAATCTTagtgttttaaaatttgtgtGATACGTATTCATGTAATGTTTAATTGTATTAGAAATTTCACTCTAATGTTCCACTATATTGTTGATAATACCTCTAGAAACTTGAATGGGTCGCGACACCTGTTCGCTTCGTCTGATATTATCCAGCTGGGAAGAGACTTCAGATATCAGTTACGAACGCTGTAGTCGGCGCACTACCGATTGTCTAATTTTTTTACCGGGAGTCCAATTCGTATATATAGACTGGGAGCAGTCACGGTATCGCCGTTTCATGATCGTTGAAGTCACCAACTTGCGATAAGGTTTTTACTCGTCGGGGAGGAATAGCCAGTGAGTGAACACCTTCAGTTATCacctaataataattccttagTGGAGGGATGCCGTGATGCATGTGATCGATTTcagaatggaaaatatttcaactctTTGGATCGCGCAGTAATCAACTTTGAAAACAAGAAGATGGCCATTTAGATCGTAGCCATCTCTTAGTTTTCGTTTACTTTACCCCTTGTGAAATTGATGTCGGTATCAGTtaccattattaattatctaataatcTCATAGAACCTGATacttctaaattattattcctgATTAAGCTTATGATGTCTGCATTACAATTCGTAATGGCTATTATCGGTTCCGCCAtagacaaaattattagatagattatttttttaatgaatgatccttaa
Encoded proteins:
- the LOC144477320 gene encoding zinc transporter ZIP3 isoform X2, whose protein sequence is MSPAETNWFMRRLMSQVDSYHDGHDHDDHDHDDHHHDDDHDDISRVLIAKGVTMAILCIVSTCMGILPMQLAKCLKWNTVSATNPRSTRLVSLLLGFGGGVLFCTTFLHMLPEVKEGIDDLTSHGKLPALSFSLAETLTCAGFFIMYLVEESVHTHLRAKQAEREKNSNVSRSTNELVEDGQTQMNCVNGHSHVNSHGHSHHLPDIMDEKDDFVVSSLRGLLIVLGLSVHELFEGLAIGLESSASYVWYMFAAVAAHKFVIAFCIGVELMASRTRQYLSIIYVCTFAVVSPLGIGIGMGLVGGGSAAAGGILPVLLQGLASGTLLYVVFFEILQEHRTGMKQYLSIILGFLVMFGLQILTAHSHSHSHNHSHSGEHNQKDHHEDNHDHESDSHEHLKNSEKILTGTIDRMAENVTEAVSNYLSSTMKSPISGVRARNETSHVDRS